Part of the Acipenser ruthenus unplaced genomic scaffold, fAciRut3.2 maternal haplotype, whole genome shotgun sequence genome, TGGCTGGGGGAGTCAATTTGggatgcgtgtgcgtgtgtgtgcgcatgtgtgtttATGCATGCGTGTGTTTGTGCATGCATGTgtccgcgtgtgtgtgtgtgtgtgtgttactgtacatgttcccatatgttgctaaaactgtttacaaggtgtgtgtattgtttttattttatttttttcttgacatcctaacacttttttacactattaaattgcagtctgcACAGTGCTCAAGACAGCTTCACATGCACCCTTCAGAaaaacttcagaactacatttcctaccACCCCCATGCATCGTACATacatgagcaggaggatgatgggaaatgttcttctgaagggtacatgtgaagccattttggaaacacaccacatgcacaaaaaataaaaaaatgtgttcccCTTTTAAACGACCTGTTTTTTGGCTGTGTTCTTATTGCAGCATCTTCTAGTCTGCGTATGATACTGCAGCTGCAGTTCTGCATGCTGTTTTCAACCCGGCTCCAGCCTGGAATGGACCTGGTGGTGCAAAATCAGCAACATATTGGCAGTAGTAATAACACATGACTCGGATATCTTTGCTTAATTGCcacatcttattaaaaaaaaataccttaaagAATAAGTCATTTTGTATGATTTGGTAGGGGCTGTGTTTTTTCAGTTAGTCAATTGTTATCAAGTAACATGATGATGTACAAAGAAGAGGAAGAAATACTGTACGTGACAGAATGAATTCAATGTTACCACTATTTTGTTACTATGGAGAGTAATACTAACAAACTTGTTAGAGAAATGAACTGCTCACAGGTGATTAAACACCAGTATATAACTTCAAAAGAAGATGTGTCAATTAAGGGAAGATATCAAACTTGTTCGCTTGTTATAACTGCCAGTGTGttgctttttcttcttcttcttcttcttcttcttcttcttcttcttccaccAGGTCAGCTCCAGGCTGGAGCTGTGCTGAAAACCACATGCAGAAGTACAATTAGAATGTCAGTTTCCCCTTCTATACTCTCACAACTTGTAAcatgtcattttctttctttagATGTAGTGGGATATGTTACAAATGGAGGTAAATACAGTAAATCTCtttgaatgcatttttattattgagAATATGCTGATTTTGAGTTGCGAATCCATCCCTGTTTTTGTCTCTTTCAGTATGGCAACAGATTTGTAAAGCCAAAAGTAAGTTTAAATGTACTGCTTCCATGTTTACTGCATTCTTATGATTATAGAATCTATTAGTATATTGTGCAACGCCATTAAGGTTGATATAATTCATATATGCACATTATATAGAGCAGGGTATCCCATTCCTGGTTCTGGGGGATCCTtgcctgccctgctggtttttgttccaactgagctctcaattacttaactgaaccctcaattgaactaatactttgcttaattttactttaaattgTGTAGCTTATAAAAAAGTTGGAGATTTTAAGTTCCtaatatttcatatttaacttgaaatctccatctgtttttaaataatttaagagTTCAGATTGAGGTAAATTATTAGTTAAATGaggtaactgagagctcagttggaacaaaaaccagcagagcaggcaggggtcccccaggaccaggattgggaaacctgCATTTCAATCTGGTTGCTTCAGTCTAATTATTGCCCAATTCAGCTTGTGTgtgcttgcgtgtgtgtgtgtgtcagtgtgtatgtcagtgtgtgtgtcagtgtgtgtgtgtgtgtgtgtgtgtgtgtgtgtgttttcataggttgctacaactgtttaaataaggtgtgcatgtttttattattattttgtaaatcttgACCAcatttttacactattaaattacATTCTACAGTGCtactgtttccaagatggcttcaaatGTACTCTTCAGAAGAATTTTAGAACTACACTTCCCATCATCACTCCCATCATAGATacatgagcaggaggatgataggaaatgtTCTTCTGATGGGTACAttttgaagccatcttggaaacagagcactgtgtagactgcaatttaatagtgttaaaaagtggtcaggatgtcaaaaaaaaCTATGCacaccttatttaaacagttgtagcaacatatgggaacatgtaacacacacacacaccctgagttCCCCTTTAATGCTTAACTATTGAGTAGTATATAGATAAATATAGAGTAGTAAGTAGTTGTTTTAATTCATTCCAAAAGCTAAACAGTTCCCTATGGTTTAATTTTCTATCCTAAGAAATATATTcggggttgagaaccactgactTTAAACATACTACTGAAGCCTCTTAATGAGGTAATTGACTCGATTACTGGGCTTAATTAGTCAGAATTACCAtttgttccaggtatttagcaagtGATGATTTAACGATACCTACAAGAACTGCAGGATTGAGGCTCTCCTGGACCAGGGTCGGCCATTTCTGGTTCTACTTGATAAAAGAAGGCTTCTTATTTGTTCCTTCTCATCAGCTGAAGTGACCCTGAATCCTGACACAGCCGGCCCAGGACTTGCAGTCAATGTAGATGAATCACTGGTGAAATTCACAGGGGAGAGAGAAGCAGAGTGGCCcagtgtgctgggcagggaggtgttcacctcagggagacactactgggaggtggaggtgggagaGAAGGGCTACTGGGCTGTGGGAGTCTCCACACACCCTGGAGAGAAGATCATACCTGAGAAACCAGAGGAGGGCTACTGGCTTGTGAGACTGTCAGCTAGAGGGAGGAAGTATGAAGCAGTGGGCAAGAGCCTGGTCACTCACCCTCCTCCATCCCAACAAGAGAGCCagtcccctctccctctcacactgGAACACAAGCTCTATAATGTGGGGATGTATCTGAACTATTGGAAAGGGGAATTGTCATTTTACAACATCTATGATGCTGACAATAGATATGCAATGCATACTTTTAAATACAACTTCCCTGAGGTGGTTTACCCCGTCTTCAGCCCAGGCTGTCACGATAAAGCACCTTTGAAAATCACCAGGTTTGATTCAACATCAAACTCTCCATTCAGAATTACAATTTAGCATTGcaatatctacagcattgctttatctacagcatcacaatagagcattgctatatgtacagcatcataatactgcattgctatatctacaacattgctttatctacagcatcacaatacagcattgctatatgtacagcatcataatactgcattgcaatatctacagcattgctttatctacagcatcacaatacagcattgctatatgtacagcatcataatactgcattgctatatctacagcattgctttatctacagcatcacaatacagcattgctatatgtacagcatcataatactgcattgctatatctacaacattgctttatctacagcatcacaatacagcattgctatatgtacagcatcataatactgcattgctatatctacaacattgctttatctacagcatcacaatacagcattgctatatgtacagcatcataatactgcattgctatatctacaacattgctttatctacagcatcacaatacagcattgctatatgtacagcatcataatactgcattgctatatctacagcattgctttatctacagcatcacaatacagcattgctatatgtacagcatcacaatactgcattgctatatctacaacattgctttatctacagcatcacaatacagcattgctatatgtacagcatcataatactgcattgctatatctacaacattgctttatctacagcatcacaatacagcattgctatatgtacagcatcataatactgcattgctatatctacaacattgctttatctacagcatcacaatacagcattgctatatgtacagcatcataatactgcattgctatatctacaacattgctttatctacagcatcacaatacagcattgctatatgtacaacattgctttatctacagcatcacaatacagcattgctatatctacaacattgctttatctacagcatcacaatacagcattgctatatgtacaacattgctttatctacagcatcacaatacagcattgctatatctacaacattgctttatctacagcatcacaatacagcattgctatatgtacagcatcataatactgcattgctatatctacaacattgctttatctacagcatcacaatacagcattgctatatgtacagcatcataatactgcattgctatatctacagcattgctttatctacagcatcacaatacagcattgctatatgtacagcatcataatactgcattgctatatctacaacattgctttatctacacGTTAAGTTTGAAAAGCTGACGCCTCGCTAAGTGGTAGGCGTTTCAGGCAGTTGGATATAAACAAGTGCAGAGGCTGATACATGATTTTTtccagtgtttctttctttttttgacaACACGTACAGTATGTGATAAGTTAACCCTATattattcgtgtgtgtgtgtgtgtgtgtatataatttgTAAAGCTTATGAGGCAATTTTGTAGTTACAATTATGAACTCTGGGTAATGTATCCTTGTCATTTTCAAAAGCGCTCTGTGCATGCATCATTCAATTAGAGCTAACATCTGTCTGTACCTcgaggactatataaagaaggataggacagtgatgtcacaagtgggcggagttagtaaacaatggcgccatttctggagcccgtaAGAGCGCGTTAGTTACTCGCAATGCTTTTAACCTGTACGCATTGCGTGCCCTTGCTAAATGATTCTTGACATATTGCAGGTTTAAAACTGAACCAGTAGACAGACAGTCACTTTATATCAACAATATGTTTCattgttaataaaaataatagtgggATATATCATCCTGGCGCTGCAGCACAGCATCGCCAACCAACTGCAGTGCATACAGAACTGAGTGGGATCCCCAAAAGACACCTGTGACACAGTACTGAACTGCATCATGGGAGTGACTGTCCTATTCTATATATAAAGCAGCACAGCAAGTGTGCAGACACGAAGAAGAAAAACGTATGGTTTCAATACTGTATTTTAgaattgaattattatttgtacaaGTACTGTTTAAATACTCTATATGCAAATGCATgtaatacaaacacacattaataatatatatgcagtatatgAATAAAAATTGAGGTCACTTCTACGTTGGGTAAATTAACGACCCTGTTGtatgaaatatttttttgcatgtattttcattctgtggtaagaaataaataaataaatgaaaacactaTTTGAAAGGCTCTCACAAGCGCGCGTGTTTCTGTGAAGTCTAAAGCACTGTTCACACGGGATTTAATCACCAGATTGCCAGCGGTTCTGGAATTGTTCTTCATGTCATCAGTGAAATGTAGTCCCATGTAAATTGTCCACTTCGTTTTACCCCAGATGTTTTTCCAGCGGTCCTCCACTTGTTTTACGGGGCATCGGGACCTCCTGTATATAAAATTTCAAACTCGTGCACTGTCGTGTgtatttttagtcctgtgcgaatcgacCCTGTCAGTTCTGTTCTGTCGAATTATTAATAAGAGCATTCCCAGATTATTCACCTCAACGCTTTAGAGGAGACTGAAAATAGTAGAGTATGACAAGTCAAATGATCATCTaggagatatcttcaaatgatttcagatatcttgaaatatacttttaaataagATGTCTGTAATGTCTCAATGATTTTTAGATATCTaatttatttcaagatatctaaaTAAATTATAGATATCTTTAAAACTATCTtatttagatatctcaaaatgatttacagatatatatatatatatatatatatatatatatatatatatatatatatatatatatatatatatatatatatatatatatattattagataTCTaactgaattatatatatatatatatatatatatatatatatatatatatatataattcagttAGATATCTAATTTAgttaaatatatctgtaattcAGTTAGATATATCTAATTCAgttcaagatatcttgaaatgcatttagcTATCTCTAACTGATAATTTGGATTGCCATAgtaataaaaatgaatgttttcAGATGTATCTAACTGCACTGCTAAGTTagtgcagttttatttatttatgtattcatttttaatgtgaatTTTGTGCACGTGGTCTGTCCATGTGATCTGTGATATGTTAATTAAAGAAATATAATACACATGCATAACTAGTATTAGAGGAGCAGATATGCTCAATATTATGGTGACTCATGCACTTTATCCTAAAAGCATGATATTGTGGATATTTCCAGTATTAGATGATCCAACACACAATGTTTGATGTAGATGAAATTGAGCAGTGCAATTCCCATGACTGCCAATCAGTACAGGGGCAAAGAGAATGATACGATGGGGTGCACTGATCATGAAGCTCAAAGCATGAGGGCCATCCACAAACTaagaagtcacatgaccacaatggGGGCCATCTTGGATCTCTGGTCAAGTGAAGCATACAGATTAATTTTGCACTGAAAAATGGAGCCATACGAAATGGTTTGATACATTATCAGTTATTATGTTCTTACAGTGGATTTACTACACCACAAAATCCCCTCACAGGGATGTTTAAATATACAATACCAGATTTGTGAGCAAGTGTGGCAGACTGAAGGGAATTTGCACCATCCATAGATTCAGCTTCAGAGGGGTTTCTCTGAAAGGCTTTTAGATTCAACTCCGTTTCTGTATATTTTCTCTCCAACtcttggatttaaaataaaaataaaaaagcacatccTGAATATTGACTATTTCACCTAGAAATAAGAAATCCTACAATTATAATTTTAGTAAAGCGTAAAGTTACACAGCGTCAGCTCATGACCTTTTTATAGGCGAGGCACACAGTAACGGAAGGCTGCAGACAGGTTTAAGTTACAGAAAAGCAGTATTATCCATAGCAGAAATGCCAGTCAAACATGTAAACACTGatatttgtatattgcaacaatCTGAGCCCTTCACTATACATGTgttaatactgtatgtacagaaCACTGGTCTGCCTAACTGCACTTAAACTGGCTCTGCTAAACTGCAAATTAGAGTCATGAATAAAACTAAGTAGTCAGCATGGTGAACTGCTCATCAATCTTTGCTCCAGCTTTGTCTCAGCATCACACTTTTACTGAGCTCCCAAACACAGCCTTAAAGGATATCTATCCCAGGCAATGCGAAAGAGCAAAAGAAATGTCTTCACAATGGACACTGACTAGGGATGTGCTTTTAGTACATTTCTACgaatgtttaaatgctatgcagtatcagcatttaaaccatatccacacacacactctttataatATCATTCTGATGTATATCCACAGCCCTGGTTTGCATTTCCcaagcaaagaaaccctaaataagcaaataccGGTTTAACATCGCAAAGGACTTAAACTAGTAAGCTATGTTTATATATAACTGTGACAAGCTGGCTccagtggttacgtcagaccagaaaggagtacacagacagacggtggtgatcaaactgagtcgcggcagcactcagtgttttaataaacaaataaataaaaggttgaacaaaacagaacacggcactttaagccaaaataaatagacgaacaaaacgataaaacagacaaacaaacacggtgagtcaaagaaactttacttttctttcctttttctccttcctcactcccgttctccactcaccgaacacacaaccccgagtgagttaaacgtgcatctatttatacaattgtgctgggattcaattaccaattaattattcacttggatcccagcacgtgaactaatctgtgtactcccgtgctcacatattaactactttaaatgcaatccccgtgcctaaatacaattaaacattttaaatactcatgcttattacccacattatatcctgtgtaccaactacaatacaccaacattaacacacacaacatacaacatataacacaaaaatacacacaggagcggggcacattgccacaataacaGACCATTATTTTTTAGccgatttgaaaaagaaaaaaaatcatcattccAGATGTTCCACAATGTTCCTTTGTTTACAGATACcatttttcaaaaagaaaaatataaccAACATCAGGAAAAACACCAGTCATTAAATCTTTATCATGTGGGCTGGATACCACGCCACACCGATCACAGCATGAACAGAGTGCGCCACCGAAGCGCCAGATCAACCAAGGATCAAACCCACCCCACTGTCCATCATTCTGTTGAGCCAATTACAAAAACTACTTGGAGgaaattgccaaaccccttccttttcataatatccacccttactgtggcactagagcagtcggATACGCAACCGACTGCTGTATATGATGAGAAATTACTGAaatgaatttattaaaaatatgcgtttggtgaaatttgtcacgtggacggttatacgtctagcacataatttaacatttaaccacgtctttagagtttatacatttaaaattcccatccctaactTGGACCTAGTATGAACTTTATGTGGCATTAAAATGTGCACCTACTCCCAATTCTCTTCATTCTCCATTAGCTGTTCAAGCATTGCGTTGCCCATCGCTCAACGGATTTCTATCTCCTGCTTCAAGTTTTTCCGCCTTTCTTCAACCAGTTTTTCTTTGAGGCTCTCAATGATGTTCAGAAGTTCCTTAATaaaaatgaagagaacattaaCTGTAGCATTACATTTTGGGCAAGTTCTGTTTATCCCAGTATTTAATACATAATAGGCTGATCTGATTTCacatttatttagtatttctCTTTGGGATTTCAAATATTCTTATCCTACAGGTTAAACAAGGCACATTTTAGATATCATATGATATGTCACAAGGTCCACAGCGACAGCAGTCTGTCATGGAGCCAAATGACCGTTTAAGCTCTTGTATAATAGATATAGCTACAGGGTGTATATAGTGTACTTGACAGTCTGGCTATTGTACACTTCATGTAGCACAGAAGTTATTGCTTAAGTATTACTATGTGCCTTTGAtaactaacaaataaaaaaaaacacacacacacatacacactatgAGACCAATACCTCCTGAGGCAGGATGGACATATCTGCTTCACTGTCCTCTTCATCAAGCAATTCTTCCTTCAACAATAAACTATCCATTGCCTCCTCTTCAACAATTGCATGTCTCAACAGCATTTTACCATCCTTACCCACTAGTCTGGGAGCTATACTTGCCAACTGCTTGTGCTGAATTACTTGTaccacctgaaacacacagcttAAAAACAGACCAGCTGTTAATTACTGATATTCTAATTATGCATGTTAACTCTACAGGTGAAGACCAGCCAGGTAGTTCTACCACTGCCTCATGTCCAGGACCAGCTGTGCCACCCAGGTCCATGCAAGACAACTTGGTTGACGAGCGGGTCCCGGTGACTGACGATCAACAACATGTGGGGCAgcgggaggaagaggaggaaggcGATAGCCAGGGGGGGTCAAGCTCCACtgcctgttcctcctcctcccgaACTACCAGCTGATGAAGCTATTCAGCAACCTCGTAAGTATCCTAATCATGATGTTCGGAAAGTGAAATATTGTATTGTGCACAATTGAATAGCTTTACCTGTAGCGTATCCATaggttaaaacagtttgtgtgataGAGTATGTATGTACTTTCCATTTGtagttattttactgttttgtacACTGCTTTGTGTAGCCTATGTGAAATGCACTTTCTAAATGTTATTAATAAAGTTAATGTCTAAATTatcttattttaaagtgtgtagATGGTATTAAACAAACGGTCAATTCTGGAGGCAATTtaagttttatatttttgtttcagGGGCTGCTCAAGCCACTCGACCTCAAAGGGGGCGCTTGACAGAGAGACAATTCAGGCAGCATCTGATCCAGGAGCATtgtctgatgcgcctggagtacagaaggatgtactgtctgattgcacgcaccgctggCTGGCAGGATCGTCAATACAGCCACCTCTTGGAacggctggaccacgctgatcaacagcaccaagaggtggttgcgttgcacgccgaatttctgagcacaataacaagagaactgcaggtgcctcTGTCACAGGGAAGACACCAAAATATCTAATGTTCGGGATACTGGGGTAGCAACACCTAGCAAAGGCAGACACAACGCCAGACGATACTTAGAGCTGATTTTATTGATTAAATTCTAAAAACCTTTAAATATACTATATaacattatacaaatatataaaatggcCAGGAGCCTAAGTTGACAATAATAACATTAACAGCAATAATAGTTCAATCAAATAACAGTATAGCAATATCTAAGTCACAATAGCAGCTAGAATGAATAACAAGGGCTATTAACAAGGAGAGTCAACAAGATGCAAAACAGGAGTGACAGCTATCTATTTGAAAGTCATAATCGTGGCAAATAGCAATCCCAACGTGCTCTTCACTCGTCCCAACAGCAGTCCAGCCTCGTACAGGTTACAGCAGTTCCAATAGATCACCGGTGACGTCACACAATAGTGTTctgtaaacaaacacatacaaaactcGGCAAAGAAACCCAAGTCATAAAGAACAGGACATTAACAAACAATCATTTTCCAAACAAAAGAAATCTTTGCGAGGGGGGAGGTATCTCACCTCTTCCCCTCTAAAattatcataatacagataagagcagctatgaaagtacaataaaatcaattcaaataagagcaaaataataaagcacacagtaaattataagtaagaaCGAATTCAACTAAaagcagaacgcagctctcgctattccttatccaatgctgccatcgtgtggccatttagtagaaATGTTCGTtctaataaaacttttttttttttttatctgaacacagctccgtgacaagcggttgctggtgccctctgctgtttacaagagGTAACAtccaagtaagagcaaaataaagcacacagtaaattataagagtgaattcgactaagagcagctaaacctgatagtaactatttgctgatatgagtccagtaagaacacgtagtaagcatgataaatgcatgagaatgatttcaaatgagagcaattacagaaaacgttattatttatacacacagtactctcctggttatcctgtaaatattatctataacaaaaacactgtcaatgtagaaaaacaagttagaaaaatgcatcagccgtttaaaggggtgatatcaaacacaaaagcccaagttaggagaagcaattaggccaatcttgtcaagcatcaagcaaataggcacacttggaaaggtgctggggctcaagattcacacaattcttgcttctaacttggcacctttttttgatcgctttgctccactttatcgctccacttgaaatgcacagtggcgcagcgggataaggtcgtgtgctcttcaagaatgtcatgttgcaagttcaaaccacttgaaatgctctttgtatgacttgaagtaactgagacacacactcacacactgagacacactcacatacactgagactgtgtgtgttgtagtgtgtgtgtttctcatttgaatgctggaaaaaaacattattctccttgatatagtggtcttatgaacttaggctaaggcatttgtaaagcattagatctcttcataaaaggacatatacattttgtttgcatttcttgaccatggtttgacttcaataagtgcatcatttgcatgcaccattttccagtagcacccacagcaagaacagacacatagtgtccttaagtaacatcctgtccttggtgtatgatgatggaatctaattggtaattcctgttgtccacagtaattgtgctcttttgCACAGCattaaacttagcattgtgtcactttgataaagcagcaatgtgtccccacaatgtgattgaacccagtcaagaacaaagtgctctaaccgctactccacagatgctgcaagcgacggatcactagtgtctcgttgtataaggccacggaaaattcacgatttcacgtatttgactgcctaccgtgaaaaatgtaaatattggtgatttctggctgaggtatgaaatcagattcagAAACATGGCAAGAATTGCacactgttttttgtcaattccaccaaactctgtggatgcagcacgagcagtttctgcttatggacaggtttttacacaacaaagacaaaccacgagtgttgaaactgcaactagatgcacaattattattattatttattttagtacagcaccagtgtcccccacctgggattgaacccataaccctccagtcaagagccctaaccactactccacactgctgcccatgctagCCTTCAACAAAGAACTAGTTTTCTGTtcacgggccagataatttgtgtgtgagtgtgtgtgtgtgtgcgtgtgtgtgcgcgtgtgagtgtgggtgtgtgtgtgtgtgtgcgtttgtgcacgtgtgtgtgtgtgtgtgtgtgcgtgcatgtgtgtgtgtgcgtgtgtgtgcatgtgcgtgtgagtgtgagtgcgcatgtgagtgtgtgtgtgtatgtgtgtgtgcgtgtgtgcgtgtgcgagtgtgagtgtgtgtgtgtgcgcgtgaatgtgtgtgcatgtgtgtgtgtgtgtgcgtgtgtgcacgtgtgtgtgtgtgtgagagagcatgCTTGCGTGCATGtcataatttagtgtgtgtaaagaaaaacagttttgtcacttgcactaaaccctgtttttaacattttgtttttcaaagtcagcataacactATAccacacagtccgtttaattactgtatgaacatagcatacaagttttaaaagt contains:
- the LOC131696795 gene encoding E3 ubiquitin-protein ligase TRIM39-like isoform X1, yielding MDLLKQFLPGSTKADHSSSEKQFEELKQESLEKENAALKQEHDQLVELKQVHDQFLKKFSPGGFCNTCFREKMVLLGFSPLLIASLIINFVSSRSLIKNVSMKSIVGVSVISNYMCCCEPRIDHAEILKKLNVVGYVTNGVWQQICKAKTEVTLNPDTAGPGLAVNVDESLVKFTGEREAEWPSVLGREVFTSGRHYWEVEVGEKGYWAVGVSTHPGEKIIPEKPEEGYWLVRLSARGRKYEAVGKSLVTHPPPSQQESQSPLPLTLEHKLYNVGMYLNYWKGELSFYNIYDADNRYAMHTFKYNFPEVVYPVFSPGCHDKAPLKITRFDSTSNSPFRITI